CGATCCGCAGATGACGCTTGTGGAAGTCGCACGGCGGATGAAGGAGCACGACATCGGCGCGTTGCCCGTCGTCGGCGCGGACGGAAAGCTTCTCGGGATCGTCACCGACCGCGACATCGTCGTCCGCGCGCTTTCCGAGGCGAAGGACGGGAATCTGCGTGTGGCGGACGTGATGACCCCGAATCCCGTCACCGTCTCCCCGGATCGTCCGCTCCTCGAGGCGGCGAAGCTCATGGCGGAGCACCAGATCCGCCGCTTGGTGGTTGTCGACGGAGGGCGTGTCGTGGGGATGTTAAGCGTAAAGGACCTCACGGAGGCGGAAGAAGGCTTTCGCTTCGTGGACACGGTGATTCGCGAAGTGTCGGAGACGGCGGAGGAGCACGGAGCGGAAGTCCACTGAGGGGCCGGATTTCTGCGGGTATGCGGACGAAAGCCGGGCGGTATCCCCGCCCGGCTTTTGGCGTTTTCTCCTGTGGGGATTTTTTCTTTCCCCTTCGGCGAATCGGGGTCCGGAAAGACGTTTACGGGAGCTTTACGGCGATGTACTCGCAGTCGAGGTCGCCGTGCACCATGCACTTTTCCTCGATCAGGTCGACGCGGCCCCCGATCGTCTCGAGGATCCCCCTTAGGTATGCCTGGTGCATTTCGCAAATCACGGGGTAGTCGTGGATTTGCTCCATGAAGGGGCAGTTCCGTACGCGGAAGCGGAACATGGGATCTTGTACCTCGAGGAGTTCGGGGTAGAGATCTTGCTGTTCCGCGATGCGGATGGCCGCTTCGACGAGCCGGGGGAAGGGCTGGTCTTCCGCTCGGAAGTGCTCATCTTGGAGGTAGCGGTGCCCTACCTCGACGCCCAGGCGGTACCCCTCTTCGACGAAAACCTTTTTCGCCTCTTCGCCGAGGCGGTCCAGCGTCCGCATCGCCACCTCGGAAACGAAGGCGTAGTCCCGCGGCGGGAAGGACACGGTTTCCCGCTTGAGGGTTGGGGTGTAGACCTTCCCCGGCCGACCGCCCTTCCCGGACTTTTCCGCACGGGACGTGACGAGGTTTGCCTCTTCCAGCTTCGTGAGGTGCAGCCGGGCGACGTTGGGGTGGATCCCGAAGTGTTCGGCGACTTGGGTGACGGTAACCCCCTCTTTGTTGGCCAGGACGTAGCGGTAGATGTTGTAGCGGGTCGGATCGGAGAGGGCGCCTGTGATTTTCAGAACTTGTTCGCTCGCCATGGTCGATCTTCCTTTCCTGCCGTTGTGGAACGCCTTTCCCCTGGCCCGGTAGAGAAAGCGCTTACCCGGTCGTCCCAAATGGGAGTTCCGCATCTCCGGGAGGGGCCACGACCACCTACCATACCAGGGATAGTATATACGATGGGAACCGGAGAAATCAAGCATGAACTGGTAAATAAAAATATTTTGACTTTTCACGGGTGCCTTGACGCCCCGGACGGGCGAGGCTACAATACATTGTAGCGAGTATTGTTCTCAATCCGTTTTTCGGGCGGATGAGAACGCCGGCACGGCCCGTGCACCGTCTCGGGCCTCGAGATCGAACAAGGTGGGGTGAGGAAAATGGCGCCGCGCCGAAAGGGTAAGGTGATTTTCTACACGTACCCGAGCTGCACGTCGTGCCGCAAGACCAAGGAATGGCTCAACCGCCACGGGATCCCCTACGAGGAGAGGCACATCTTTCGGAATCCGCCGTCTCCGGACGAGCTCAAGGAGATGTTCCGCCTGACCACGGAAGGGACGGACGAGCTTTTGTCCAAGCGCAGTCAGGTCTTTAAGTCGCTCGGTATAGACATCGAAAACCTCCGCTTTACGGAGCTCCTCGAGCTCCTTCACCGTGAACCCCGCCTCCTTCGGCGGCCGATCATCACCTACGGGGACCACCTGATTGTCGGCTACGATCGTGAGGCCTTGGAGGTCCTGCTCGCCTTGGCGTGACGCGGAGACGTCGAACAAATGGGAACTTCGGATGAACGGAAGGGGGTCGCCGCCTGTGCGGCGACTCCTTTTGTGTGTATACCTTTTCGTCTTTTCGAAAACTACAGGGGAGTTTGCTATACTAGGGGTAGGCGCTGCGCCGGTCACTTACCTTCCGGCCGCCCCGCTTCTTCGGGTTTTCCCGGTGTGGGGACGTACGCCGTGTGGGAGTGGACGAGAGATGAAAAGGGAGAGGTCCCGTTCCTACGAAATCTGGACGCCCGAGGATGACCGCATTTTGGCGGAGAGCGTGCTCTCTTCGCTTCGTCGGGGAGGCACCCAAAAGGCCGGGATCGAGGAGGCCGCAGAGCGCCTCGGCCGTTCCTACGCCGCCGCGAGCTACCGCTGGAACCGCTTCGTGCGCAAGGATTACGCAAAGGAGCTTGCCGCCCTCCGCAGAAGTGCCCGCTCGAAAGGGGCTTTTCCCCAGGAGATTCCGCCTTCCTCCGCTTTCTCCCCTGCGGCACCGGATCCTTCCGCCCGCGCCCGCGAGGTTCTCCGGAAGATTTCCGCACTTCTCGAGGAATTGGAAGAGCTCTTCGGGGATGGGTCCGTTCCGGGTTCCTTCCCCTCGCATAGAGGTGCTTCTGTCGGTCCGTCCCTTCCCTCGGCTTCGGTTTCCCCCTCGGCTCCTCCGTCTGGTCGGGCGTCTCTTTCGGCTTCGGCCCTTTCCGAAGGGGAGGCGCTCGGGGAGAAAGGGAAGGGGGAAGGGGGAAGCTCCTCTCGCGAAAAGCCGGAGGACAAGGGAGAACAGCGACCTCCGCACCGGAGGGCAACGTTGGGTGCAAGCACAATCCGGAGGGTCTCGCCTCTTTCCGCAAAGAAAGAGGAAGGGGGAGGCAGGGAGATTCGCCTTTCTCTCGCGTTTGCAAGGGAACCGGGCTCGTTGGATGAAAAATCGGACGCCCTCACCCCCATCTTGGAGGCTCTGCGCGACCTCGAAGACTCGTAAGGCTTTCGTCTAGCG
This is a stretch of genomic DNA from Brockia lithotrophica. It encodes these proteins:
- a CDS encoding CBS domain-containing protein, encoding MTRVADVMARQVVTADPQMTLVEVARRMKEHDIGALPVVGADGKLLGIVTDRDIVVRALSEAKDGNLRVADVMTPNPVTVSPDRPLLEAAKLMAEHQIRRLVVVDGGRVVGMLSVKDLTEAEEGFRFVDTVIREVSETAEEHGAEVH
- a CDS encoding helix-turn-helix transcriptional regulator is translated as MASEQVLKITGALSDPTRYNIYRYVLANKEGVTVTQVAEHFGIHPNVARLHLTKLEEANLVTSRAEKSGKGGRPGKVYTPTLKRETVSFPPRDYAFVSEVAMRTLDRLGEEAKKVFVEEGYRLGVEVGHRYLQDEHFRAEDQPFPRLVEAAIRIAEQQDLYPELLEVQDPMFRFRVRNCPFMEQIHDYPVICEMHQAYLRGILETIGGRVDLIEEKCMVHGDLDCEYIAVKLP
- a CDS encoding Spx/MgsR family RNA polymerase-binding regulatory protein; translation: MAPRRKGKVIFYTYPSCTSCRKTKEWLNRHGIPYEERHIFRNPPSPDELKEMFRLTTEGTDELLSKRSQVFKSLGIDIENLRFTELLELLHREPRLLRRPIITYGDHLIVGYDREALEVLLALA